The nucleotide sequence ttgaaatcctgggctcaagcgaccctcctgacTTGAgccccaaagtcttgggattacaggcgtgagcccccttGCCCAACCACCATATCCTTTTCTTGAGTCAACTGCATGGAGGTTAATGATAGAGAAGTCCCACCACAGGGCCCCTGCCAGAGAGGAGGCTAGGGCTCCGCAGCAGCTGCAGTCACTGGGGCGGACATATTGCTAGCCCTGTATTGGCAGTGATGAGGGATCCAGCACCGTAACTGATGAGTTAAAGGACAGCTTTGGGGTGCAACAGGGTGGCACTAAAACTGGTGCCTATGTTTCCCAAGAGGCAGAGCAGCTCTTGTCTGTCACAAAGACCAGCTTCCTCAGGTAGTGTGTGAACCTGCCTCATCTGACGCCCAACATGATGGGTGATCCTTTTACCTGACCTTGGTCTACAGACTCTGCCACTCCTTGCTGTTGTCTGCTGGTTCTCCACCCAGTCCTCCAAGGTGTTATCAGGTGTGACACTTAATTTAGGTGTCAGCTTGGTTCCATTTCGTTAGGATATGACATATGTGACTCCATTCTGATACtgataacattcttttttttaaattttttttttttttttgatggagtcttgctctgtcatccaggctggagtgcagttgcgctaTCTCaactcattgtaacctctgcctccagcgttcaagtgattctcatgcctcagcctcccaagtagctggtattacaggcgtgggccaccacacctggctaatttttgtatttttagtagagacagggttttaccatgttggaggctggtctccaactcctgacttcgaatgatccgcctgccttggcctccgaaagtgctgggattacagatgtgagccactgtgcccggccatataCTGATAACTTTCACAAAACTAACGCATACCTtcactcattttaattttcttcccttcttaaAATTTATATCCCCAACTGCATAAACCATCCTCTTCCATCTCTTTTGAGACCTCATCAGTGATCTCTTTTCAGAATCGccagcctctttctctttcttcctctttatcaTGTGAACATGCTCGTGACTCTCCTGTCTaggattttaaaaagacacaaaaccCTTTTTCCTTACACCCCTGATAACTGACTTGCCTATTTCTGGCAAACCAGAGCCAAACTTCTCGAAACACTCGATTCTTGCTGCCTGTGTTTTCTTACCTCCCATTCATTCCTTAACGAGTTCAGCCTAGTGTCAGCCTCCCCCAGTCCACTGTAACCTTCTGATGTCTAAAGCCTAAGAGCGTATTGTGGGCAGGGTTTCCACTGTTGAGAAGGTGGTGGCTTCCTGAGGAAGGAGGAATCCCAGATCTGAGAGGGCTTAGCAGGACACTGGGGCTCATGGGTAGAGGTGAGGAGGAACTGGGCCTGCCAACAGGGCAGGGTCCTCGGGCACAGACTTCAGCTAAGTTTCAGGAGTTAGGTGGGTTCCAGGAAAGAACAAAGGCTAATGGTCCTGGCCACCCACACACAGCAAGTGAGTTCAGCACTTTCTCAAGGGGAGGACCAGGGATGAGGAGAGCTGGAGAGTGGGACATCTGCGGTTTTGGTATAAGCCACAACTAGGCCTTCCCCTCAGACCCAGGACTCCAGTTTGGATCAATGTTCTAAGGAGCTGTCCTTGAAGAGCGTTGATGGAAGCCAGAGTCTCATCTCCTCTTGATAAATCATAGTACAAGCCCAGGATTCTCACACACCTCTCCCTCATCTTCCCACTCTTCCAGACAGATGTCCAAAGCCAGCCAGAAGTGAGATTTGCACGTCCCCAGCTGAGTCAGGAGGCAGATATCCCAGCCACATATGCCCCCACACACACTAGCCTTAACCATATTTTTTTATTGAGCCATTTGGATGGGGGTTAGTGATAAAAGAGTTCTTACTCCTCATCACAGTGTCCCTGCCAAGGAGAGGGGACTCAGCAGCTGCTGCAGATACTGGGGTAAACATCCCAGTGCAGGCCAATGGCATCAATGACGGAACCAGACCGGCCACTGATGAAGCGGAGCACGGTGTTGGGGTGCAAGGGGACAGCATTGAAACTTGTGCCGCTGTCTTTCCCAAAAGCCAGATAGCGGCCCTTGTCTGTCGCAAAGACCACCTTCTTCAGGTACCTCTTGTACTTCCCGGAAACCTGGATCACTGATTCCCCAGGGTGCAGAAAGATCTCCTCCAGGTCTCCACTGCGGCCACCCACATAGTCACTCCACACTTTGCCATAGCGCACCTGGAGACTGAgaaagaggggaggaggaaggagaaagaagggtgATGACAGGGATGACAAGTCTCCTGCTAGTCCTACAGACTGTGAAGCCTGGGTGAGCCTTGGAAGATCCTACAGGGAACTTCAATTATTTTGCCAGCAAAGagactctgtcatccaggcaggagcacagtggcacgatcttggctcactgcagcctcaacatcctgggctcaggcaatcctcccgcctctccctcctgagtagttgaggctacaggtgctcaccaccatgcccggctaatttttgtttttgtttttgtttttctttggtagagatggggtcttggtatCTTGCCCAAGCTGagctagaactcctggcctcaagtgatctgcctctgcctcccaaagcattgtaatgacaggtatgagccactgcacccagccagcaacTCAAAGAATCTTACCCTACGATGTAGTAGTTGTTGACTCGGACCCGGAGGGCGGTGATGGGGCCGTCCAACTGGTTGCCAGAATGAGAGAATCGCTTTCCGCCACCACCTCCATACTCTCCACTATAGGAGGAAGACCTGGCCTGAACTGGAGGGGCAAGCAGGAGTTGGAGGGAGAAATCTTCCAGGAGTTCAGTTTCTCTGCACCACCCCTGTTCCTCCCACAACTCAGCTCCCACCTGAAACCAGCCTCCTGCCTTCCCATGTCCCCATTACCAGGCTCTGGTATCTCACTTACTGGCAttggcagaggctgaggcacagagaagggcTAGGAGAGCGACTGTCAACATTCTGAGGCTGGAGTGGGAAGAAAAGAGCAAATAAAGATTCACCTTTTTCCTTGTGGACTTGATTGACCCAGGCACTCCTGACCTGCAGCTCAGACCAAGGCTTCTTCGTCCTTCAACTCAGACCCAGCAGACCCAGTCTTGAGCATAGAAATGACTGTCCATAGCCTATAGTCCTGTTCCTCCCTGATGCTACCTTCTATGTCCCTGATCCCTCCAGCTCTCCCTGGTCTGGCTGTAGCCAAGccctcctcttttctctcaaGCCTGAAAATGAACCCTAACTATCTGGATTAAGCCTTATTCCATCCTGGCACAAAGCAGAAAAGTTTTTTGAAATCAGCCAAACTCAGGTACATTTGGGTTGGTGTGGCCATAgccaggaaagaagttttctaaggaGGGAGTAGAGGACCTCTCACAAGCAAAGAGACGGCTGAGTTTACCAAGCCCAGAGGCTGAGCAAAGAAAGCCTCACCATCTGTGGTGAATTGGCCTGACTTATGGGGCACCATAAGTGGTTTAAATCCCTAGCATCCACCTGGTCGCAAGGAAAGAAGAATTTTCGAGGTGCCTCTGTGTCACCTGGGGAGCAGAGTTGGTGACAGAAGGGACCGTGCCAGCACCAGTAGCCAAGCAGTGCTGGTGGAACTAGGACAGACAGAGAAGTTGCAGAAGGAGTTGGGACCAGCTCAAGATATTAGACTCCAGGTACCTGGTCTATGTGTCACTATTCTTTTCTCCACTAACACACATCTGGCCATGTCCATTCCCCTGAACACCTGGACACCTGAACCAGGTGTCCCCAGTCCTTCAGCAGAGACCTAGACAGCTTTGCACCTAAGATTAGTGCAGACCCAGGAGCCCCAATTAACTCAAGTCTTTCCTGCCACTCCTTCCAGGCATCCTATTCGCCAACTCCGATT is from Macaca fascicularis isolate 582-1 chromosome 20, T2T-MFA8v1.1 and encodes:
- the ZG16 gene encoding zymogen granule membrane protein 16, producing MLTVALLALLCASASANAIQARSSSYSGEYGGGGGKRFSHSGNQLDGPITALRVRVNNYYIVGLQVRYGKVWSDYVGGRSGDLEEIFLHPGESVIQVSGKYKRYLKKVVFATDKGRYLAFGKDSGTSFNAVPLHPNTVLRFISGRSGSVIDAIGLHWDVYPSICSSC